Proteins found in one Cobetia sp. L2A1 genomic segment:
- a CDS encoding sigma-54 interaction domain-containing protein translates to MTALKAHHQAAPAASALNLAAASSIIPRVRELSAPRRHGFEGFIGGSSAMQTLYHTLIQVAHSDAPIFITGESGSGKELCATAIHRHSQVRDGPFIAVNCAAIPAELLESQLFGHVRGAFTGAVSAQQGLAVAADGGTLFLDEIAELPLPLQSKLLRFLQTGQVMPVGATRTTEVNCRIVCATHQDPRLLVDTHRFREDLFYRLHVIPLKVPPLRERGQDILEIAKGLLNRMASHEGKHFTHLSACAEQKLLAHDWPGNVRELENSLRRAIILNDGEVLTATMLDLPTRHTAACRYETATPPQALSENDAPWLRPLWMMERDAIEAVIEACEGSIPRAAAILEIAPSTIYRKRLSWLAQHPEAPIAH, encoded by the coding sequence ATGACCGCACTGAAGGCTCACCATCAGGCTGCACCGGCTGCCTCCGCACTGAACCTGGCTGCCGCCTCATCCATCATTCCCAGAGTCAGGGAATTATCGGCACCGCGGCGTCACGGTTTTGAGGGGTTCATCGGAGGCTCATCGGCCATGCAGACCCTCTATCACACCCTCATCCAGGTCGCCCATTCGGACGCCCCGATCTTCATTACTGGCGAAAGTGGCAGCGGCAAGGAGCTATGTGCGACAGCCATCCACCGCCACAGCCAGGTACGTGATGGCCCCTTCATCGCGGTCAATTGCGCAGCGATTCCAGCAGAGTTATTGGAGTCCCAACTATTCGGTCATGTGCGCGGCGCCTTCACTGGTGCTGTCAGTGCCCAGCAAGGACTCGCTGTCGCCGCCGACGGTGGCACCTTGTTTCTTGATGAAATAGCAGAGCTGCCGCTGCCGCTGCAGAGCAAACTGCTGCGTTTTTTACAAACGGGCCAAGTGATGCCAGTCGGTGCGACACGTACCACGGAGGTCAACTGCCGCATTGTCTGCGCCACCCACCAGGACCCTCGCCTGCTGGTCGACACGCACCGTTTCCGCGAAGACCTGTTCTATCGCCTGCACGTCATTCCGCTCAAGGTACCGCCTCTGCGTGAACGCGGTCAGGACATTCTGGAGATCGCCAAAGGCTTGCTGAATCGCATGGCGAGCCATGAGGGCAAGCACTTTACGCATCTCAGCGCATGCGCTGAGCAGAAGCTTCTGGCACATGATTGGCCAGGTAATGTGAGAGAACTGGAGAACAGCCTGCGGCGCGCCATTATTCTCAATGATGGTGAAGTGCTGACCGCCACGATGCTGGACCTACCAACACGCCATACAGCAGCTTGTCGGTATGAAACCGCGACACCGCCACAAGCACTCTCAGAGAACGACGCCCCGTGGTTGCGCCCGCTGTGGATGATGGAGCGTGATGCAATAGAAGCCGTCATCGAGGCCTGTGAAGGCAGTATTCCTCGCGCTGCTGCAATTCTGGAAATTGCGCCTTCGACCATCTATCGCAAGCGTCTTAGCTGGCTGGCTCAGCACCCGGAGGCCCCGATAGCACACTGA
- a CDS encoding CsgG/HfaB family protein: MLKPRLCLAACMATMLGGCATVEPKFDNIEPVVGPPVTSNNTPYSECLSSLSRMQGAKNLPVIAVGQITDKTGQRSYSTVTESAAVTQGVSEMLISALYKTRKVHLTERLDVRVPLAEQQLFEQKAMAYAPRKLAVLPSNFVILGALTELNYNISSGGTRLFVSGIGAGLRTAVINVGLDLRMVDIRTFRTIYVTSLQKQVVGYEVEAGIYRFFGNQLIEFDSGAVRNEPLQLGVRSVVEMGAYQLLTEGLGLPVPAGEDCQLHPGQHVATDKSNTREVATTAVPAISRTVPAASRATQ, encoded by the coding sequence ATGTTAAAGCCACGTCTTTGTCTGGCCGCTTGCATGGCCACCATGCTGGGGGGCTGCGCGACGGTCGAACCGAAATTCGACAATATCGAGCCAGTCGTCGGGCCGCCAGTGACTTCGAACAATACGCCTTATAGCGAATGTCTGTCCTCATTGAGCCGTATGCAAGGCGCCAAAAACCTCCCGGTCATTGCGGTAGGACAGATAACGGACAAGACCGGTCAACGCAGTTATTCCACCGTGACAGAAAGTGCCGCCGTCACTCAGGGCGTATCTGAAATGTTGATCAGCGCTCTTTACAAGACACGCAAGGTACACCTGACCGAACGCCTTGATGTCCGCGTGCCACTAGCCGAACAGCAGCTCTTTGAGCAAAAGGCCATGGCCTATGCGCCACGCAAGCTAGCGGTATTACCCTCGAATTTCGTGATTCTAGGTGCACTTACCGAGCTTAATTACAACATTTCCAGTGGTGGGACACGGTTATTTGTCAGCGGTATTGGAGCGGGCCTGCGTACCGCCGTCATCAATGTCGGGCTGGATCTTCGCATGGTCGATATCCGCACCTTCCGCACCATCTATGTCACCAGTCTGCAGAAACAGGTGGTGGGTTATGAAGTCGAGGCAGGTATTTATCGCTTCTTCGGTAATCAGCTAATCGAGTTCGATTCTGGCGCAGTACGCAATGAACCACTGCAGCTGGGAGTGAGATCAGTCGTGGAGATGGGTGCCTACCAACTCCTGACTGAAGGCCTGGGACTTCCTGTTCCAGCAGGGGAAGATTGTCAGCTTCATCCGGGCCAGCATGTTGCTACTGACAAGAGCAACACACGTGAAGTCGCTACAACCGCTGTACCTGCAATATCAAGAACAGTACCCGCAGCATCAAGAGCAACACAATAA
- the thpD gene encoding ectoine hydroxylase, translated as MTTSHANAFHDTATRQTAARQTRANEEATVRASATGQRLGTREVDADRNQAPEAYLDKSGSDRGSDPSTSDSPEDAYPTRLAQPPQHLWQSRSEPVVHARADEGPLGAEQLKRFKRDGFLFEPELLAPDEVEALKAELAALLDNDEWQGRDFTITEPKSHEIRSIFAVHFLSQRFRQLAEDPRLIGRARQILGGEVYVHQSRINYKPGFEGKGFNWHSDFETWHAEDGMPEMRAVSASIILTDNHHFNGPLMLIPGSHEVFVHCLGETPDDNHKSSLQAQKVGVPSREALSELIAERGIEAPTGAAGGLLMFDCNTLHGSNANMSPDPRSNAFFVYNRVDNAMQAPFAASRPRPEFLAHRDDGGWDALEHTDDVSH; from the coding sequence ATGACGACTTCACATGCGAATGCTTTTCATGACACTGCCACTCGCCAGACCGCTGCTCGCCAAACCCGAGCCAATGAAGAGGCGACAGTCAGAGCCTCTGCCACCGGCCAGCGTCTTGGGACACGCGAGGTGGACGCTGATCGCAATCAGGCGCCGGAAGCCTATCTGGATAAATCCGGCAGCGATCGTGGTTCTGATCCCTCCACTTCAGACAGCCCGGAGGATGCTTACCCGACACGTCTTGCCCAGCCGCCGCAGCACCTGTGGCAATCACGCAGTGAGCCAGTCGTGCATGCGCGCGCCGATGAAGGTCCGCTGGGGGCCGAGCAGCTCAAGCGCTTCAAGCGTGATGGTTTTCTGTTCGAGCCGGAATTACTGGCCCCGGACGAGGTAGAGGCGCTCAAGGCCGAATTGGCAGCGCTGCTCGACAATGACGAGTGGCAGGGCCGTGACTTCACCATCACTGAGCCCAAGAGCCACGAGATACGTTCAATATTCGCTGTGCACTTTCTCTCGCAGCGTTTCCGTCAGCTGGCAGAAGACCCACGGCTGATCGGGCGTGCGCGCCAGATTCTCGGCGGAGAGGTCTACGTTCATCAGTCTCGAATCAACTACAAGCCGGGTTTTGAAGGCAAGGGCTTCAACTGGCATTCGGACTTCGAGACGTGGCACGCCGAGGATGGCATGCCGGAAATGCGCGCCGTCAGCGCCTCGATCATCCTGACCGACAATCACCACTTCAATGGTCCGCTGATGCTGATCCCCGGCTCGCATGAAGTCTTCGTGCACTGCCTCGGTGAGACGCCGGATGACAACCACAAGTCATCCTTGCAGGCGCAGAAGGTGGGGGTGCCCTCTCGCGAGGCATTGAGCGAGTTGATCGCCGAGCGCGGTATCGAAGCACCGACTGGCGCGGCCGGTGGCCTGCTGATGTTTGACTGCAACACCCTGCATGGCTCCAACGCCAACATGTCACCAGATCCGCGCAGTAACGCCTTCTTCGTCTATAACCGTGTCGATAATGCGATGCAGGCGCCATTTGCCGCCTCGCGTCCGCGGCCTGAGTTTCTGGCCCATCGTGATGACGGGGGCTGGGATGCGCTCGAGCACACCGACGATGTCAGCCACTAG
- a CDS encoding fumarylacetoacetate hydrolase family protein: MPLAQRFTPRFTDGQVFAHDLGKAVCVGRNYAAHAEELGNEVPSEPLLFIKPATSVVELEKPLALSRRRGQYHYEAELALLIGKPLCEASEEEALEALAGMGLALDLTLRERQSKLKAKGQPWELAKAFDGSCPLSVFVPLEGPRWRSADGTLHDVDFQALSYRFAIDGEQRQTADTRLMLFPVARLLSEISHSFTLLPGDVVLTGTPEGVGELNPEQSLVLALDAPDGSGELLRIASSTRSVA, encoded by the coding sequence ATGCCGCTTGCTCAGCGTTTCACCCCTCGTTTCACTGATGGCCAAGTCTTTGCTCATGATCTGGGCAAGGCGGTATGCGTCGGTCGCAACTATGCCGCGCACGCAGAAGAGCTGGGCAATGAAGTGCCCAGTGAGCCACTGTTGTTCATCAAGCCGGCCACCAGCGTGGTCGAGCTCGAAAAGCCGCTGGCACTGTCGCGTCGTCGTGGTCAGTACCATTACGAAGCGGAACTGGCACTGCTGATCGGCAAGCCGCTATGTGAGGCCAGTGAAGAAGAAGCACTGGAAGCACTGGCGGGCATGGGTCTGGCGCTGGACCTGACCCTGCGCGAGCGCCAGAGCAAGCTCAAGGCCAAGGGCCAGCCGTGGGAACTGGCCAAGGCCTTTGATGGTAGTTGTCCGCTTTCGGTCTTCGTACCGCTGGAAGGGCCACGCTGGCGTAGCGCTGATGGCACCCTGCACGACGTTGATTTCCAGGCACTCAGCTATCGCTTCGCCATTGATGGAGAGCAGCGCCAGACTGCCGATACCCGCCTGATGCTGTTCCCCGTGGCGCGCCTGCTCAGCGAGATCAGCCACAGCTTCACGCTGCTGCCCGGCGATGTCGTGCTGACGGGCACGCCGGAAGGAGTCGGTGAGCTGAATCCGGAGCAATCGCTGGTACTGGCACTGGATGCACCGGACGGCAGCGGTGAACTGCTGCGCATAGCCTCGAGCACGCGTAGCGTCGCCTGA
- the speA gene encoding biosynthetic arginine decarboxylase, which translates to MTSFAAEARRTYNIDQWGSGYFDVGQDGLTLVRPQGEPGTPALPLISLIHKAREQGLRLPLLIRFADILHDRVEQLCAAFDAAIESRGYGSSYTAVYPIKVNQQRRVVEELLATNERSRGRVGLEAGSKPELLAVLALSDNGPSVIVCNGYKDREYVRLALMGEKLGHRVHLVVEKASELELVLEEAERLGVRPRIGLRARLATIGKGNWQNTGGEKSKFGLTASQIIALVERLREVDALDCLKLVHFHLGSQIADISDIQRGLAECARFYQGLHEAGAGVEIVDVGGGLGVDYEGTHSESACSLNYSMREYADYVVGAFHAVCEAHDLPHPHIISESGRALTAHHAVLVTDVIGEERVDLPLPIRREDDLQIAALWAQADRLDGPLEPRELVEIYHAVVHAQKQVQERFVMGLASIAIRAEAEAIYTTVCRSLSTRLDARQRSHRMVLDELNEKLADKLFVNFSLFQSLPDIWGIEQIFPILPLTGLDRAPTRRGVIQDITCDSDGRIDTYVDDQGLDATLPLPEWNDDEEKLLGFFMVGAYQEILGDLHNLFGDTDSVDASLGEDGQWQLSHAIQGDSVAQVLRYVNFDPDHLAVRLARQLKASGLSVLEQADLLEDLKAGLDGYTYLES; encoded by the coding sequence ATGACCTCCTTTGCAGCCGAAGCACGCCGTACCTATAACATTGACCAATGGGGCAGCGGCTATTTCGACGTCGGTCAGGATGGCCTGACACTCGTCCGCCCTCAGGGCGAGCCGGGCACCCCCGCGTTGCCACTGATCTCGTTGATCCACAAGGCACGCGAGCAAGGCCTGCGCCTGCCGCTGCTGATCCGCTTTGCCGACATCCTGCATGACCGCGTCGAGCAGCTGTGTGCCGCCTTCGATGCCGCCATTGAGTCACGCGGCTATGGCTCAAGCTATACCGCGGTGTATCCCATCAAGGTCAATCAGCAGCGTCGCGTCGTCGAAGAGCTGCTGGCGACCAACGAGCGCTCACGCGGACGAGTCGGCCTGGAAGCCGGCAGCAAGCCGGAGCTGCTGGCGGTACTGGCGCTGTCGGACAACGGCCCGTCAGTGATCGTCTGCAACGGCTACAAGGACCGCGAATACGTGCGGTTGGCGCTGATGGGCGAAAAGCTCGGCCATCGCGTGCATCTGGTGGTCGAGAAGGCCAGCGAGCTTGAGCTGGTGCTGGAAGAGGCCGAGCGCCTGGGCGTGCGTCCACGCATCGGCCTGCGCGCCCGTCTGGCGACCATCGGCAAGGGCAACTGGCAGAATACCGGCGGCGAGAAATCCAAGTTCGGGCTGACCGCCAGCCAGATCATCGCGCTGGTCGAGCGTTTGCGCGAAGTCGATGCTCTAGACTGCCTCAAGCTGGTTCACTTCCACCTCGGCTCCCAGATCGCGGATATCAGTGATATCCAGCGCGGCCTGGCGGAATGTGCACGCTTCTACCAGGGCTTGCATGAGGCGGGTGCTGGTGTCGAGATCGTCGATGTCGGCGGTGGCCTGGGAGTCGACTACGAAGGAACGCATTCGGAAAGCGCCTGCTCGCTCAACTATTCCATGCGTGAGTACGCTGACTATGTGGTCGGTGCCTTCCATGCGGTCTGTGAAGCGCATGACTTGCCGCATCCGCACATCATCTCTGAATCCGGCCGCGCCCTGACGGCGCATCACGCCGTGCTGGTGACAGACGTGATCGGCGAGGAGCGTGTCGACCTGCCACTGCCGATTCGCCGTGAGGATGATCTGCAGATCGCTGCGCTGTGGGCTCAGGCCGATCGCCTCGATGGCCCGCTGGAGCCACGTGAGCTGGTCGAGATCTATCATGCTGTCGTGCATGCGCAGAAGCAGGTGCAGGAACGCTTCGTGATGGGCCTGGCGAGTATTGCCATTCGCGCCGAGGCCGAAGCCATCTACACCACGGTATGCCGTAGCCTCTCGACGCGCCTCGATGCTCGTCAGCGCTCGCACCGAATGGTGCTGGATGAGCTGAACGAGAAGCTGGCCGACAAGCTGTTCGTCAATTTCTCGCTGTTCCAGTCACTGCCGGACATCTGGGGCATCGAGCAGATCTTCCCGATTCTACCGCTGACAGGGCTGGATCGTGCGCCGACGCGCCGTGGCGTGATTCAGGACATCACCTGCGACAGCGATGGCCGTATCGACACCTACGTGGATGACCAGGGGCTTGATGCGACCCTGCCGCTGCCAGAGTGGAATGACGATGAAGAGAAGTTGCTGGGCTTCTTCATGGTCGGCGCCTATCAAGAGATTCTCGGTGATCTGCACAATCTGTTCGGTGATACCGACTCAGTGGATGCAAGCCTGGGCGAAGACGGCCAGTGGCAACTATCACATGCCATTCAGGGCGATAGCGTCGCGCAGGTACTGCGTTACGTGAACTTCGATCCGGATCACCTGGCAGTACGCCTGGCCCGTCAGCTGAAGGCCTCTGGCCTGAGTGTATTGGAACAGGCTGATCTGCTGGAAGACCTCAAGGCGGGCCTCGACGGCTATACCTACCTCGAGAGCTGA
- a CDS encoding homoserine kinase: protein MAVFTPLSHEQVAQFLAEYDAGTLTSLEDVAHGTENSTFFVTTDRREMVLTLFEQGEHDELPFFVELLDFLANHKLPVPGPLHDNDGQALKMLAGKPALLFPRMPGQWPVAPNVAQCTEIGAALGRMHAVSRHFTGQRPNTRDLHWIKPMHHKVLAYLTPSDQALMADEIDICEEAFSGVDLPQGTLHGDLFRDNTLFDGDRLGGIIDFYNGCTGDLIFDLSIVVNDWCSGEDGRLDVARHDALLGAYLAERPMNADERRLWPTMLRMTALRYWLSRLLVVYVDPPAHSLTPKDPSQYRQLLGRRIEEGVLPLPDAALPV from the coding sequence ATGGCAGTCTTTACCCCCCTGAGCCACGAGCAGGTCGCACAGTTTCTGGCAGAGTACGACGCAGGCACACTGACCTCCCTTGAGGATGTCGCGCACGGTACCGAGAACTCGACCTTCTTCGTCACCACGGATCGCCGTGAGATGGTGCTGACTCTCTTCGAACAGGGCGAGCACGATGAGCTGCCCTTCTTCGTCGAGTTGCTCGACTTCCTCGCCAATCACAAGCTGCCCGTACCGGGCCCACTGCATGACAACGACGGCCAGGCGCTCAAGATGCTGGCCGGCAAGCCTGCGCTACTCTTCCCGCGCATGCCGGGGCAGTGGCCTGTCGCACCCAATGTGGCTCAATGCACCGAGATTGGTGCCGCACTCGGCCGCATGCACGCCGTATCGCGCCACTTCACTGGCCAGCGCCCCAATACACGTGATCTGCACTGGATCAAGCCGATGCACCACAAGGTGCTCGCCTATCTGACACCGAGCGATCAGGCGTTGATGGCCGACGAGATAGATATCTGTGAAGAGGCCTTCAGTGGTGTTGATCTTCCACAGGGCACGCTGCACGGCGACCTGTTCCGCGATAACACCCTGTTTGATGGCGATCGCCTCGGCGGCATCATCGACTTCTACAACGGTTGCACTGGCGACCTGATCTTCGATCTGTCGATCGTGGTCAATGACTGGTGCTCCGGTGAAGATGGCCGCCTGGATGTCGCACGTCATGACGCCCTGCTCGGCGCCTATCTTGCAGAGCGCCCGATGAATGCCGACGAACGCCGCCTATGGCCGACGATGTTGCGCATGACTGCGCTGCGTTACTGGCTATCACGCCTGCTGGTGGTGTATGTCGATCCGCCTGCGCACAGCCTGACGCCGAAAGATCCGTCACAATATCGTCAGCTGCTGGGCCGTCGCATCGAAGAAGGCGTCCTGCCGCTGCCCGACGCAGCGCTACCGGTCTGA
- a CDS encoding DUF2782 domain-containing protein: MRTIASSATRSTLTLPRLLAASLLVAVTSLSAPLAVAESDAPKPQVTSRQQDDRTLREYRVNGQLFAIEIIPKSAPSFFLLDSDGNGNFIKSGVKNASQLQVPGWARKK; this comes from the coding sequence ATGCGCACGATTGCATCTTCCGCCACGCGTTCTACCTTGACACTGCCTCGCCTGCTGGCCGCCAGCCTGCTGGTGGCGGTCACCAGCCTGAGCGCACCACTGGCCGTGGCCGAGAGTGACGCCCCCAAGCCGCAGGTCACCAGCCGCCAGCAGGATGACCGCACGCTGCGTGAATATCGCGTCAACGGCCAGCTGTTCGCGATCGAGATCATCCCCAAGAGCGCGCCGTCCTTCTTCCTGCTCGACAGCGATGGCAACGGCAATTTCATCAAGTCCGGCGTAAAAAATGCAAGCCAGCTGCAGGTGCCGGGCTGGGCGCGTAAAAAATGA
- the polA gene encoding DNA polymerase I: MAATPIVLVDGSSYLYRAFHALPPLTTSKGLPTGAVKGVINMLKSLIRQYPDSPMAVVFDAKGKTFRDDMYAEYKAQRPPMPDDLRLQIEPLHACVRALGLPLLCVTGVEADDVIGTLARLATEAGRDAVISTGDKDMAQLVNEHITLVNTMKNETLDVDGVTEKFGIPPNLIIDFLALMGDKVDNIPGVPGVGEKTALGLLQGMEGGLDTIYGDLDRIKTLSFRGAKTLAKKMEAHRDEAYLSYRLATIKLDCELEHGLDDLAIAAPDTAALVELYKEMEFRAWLKELQEGGDMAATPHADEKDSGVAATDLFGDSIAAVATPAAGKDKAASAPTPVLEVEGDEDMTPDVLPPREARNYRAITTQAELDEWLERVRKSSSLCFDLETTSLNYMEADIVGIGMALEVGEAVYIPVAHSYLDAPAQLDRKAVLAALTPILADSAITKIGQNLKYDIEVLARYDIPVSGPLADTMLMSYVLNSTVTRHDMDSLALKYLGETTISFTDIAGKGAKQLTFDQIALEEAMPYACEDVDITLRLAALLGPQVARTGRLEEVLQQLEFPLIPVLARIERNGVAIDPERLHTQTRELIEQIHTAEKEAFALAGREFNLASPKQLGEILFEEQKLPVKKKTPKGAPSTAEAVLEELALDFPLPKIIMRHRGMTKLKSTYTDKLPQLVNPVTRRLHTSYHQAVTATGRLSSSDPNLQNIPVRSEEGRRIRQAFIARPGYRIVAADYSQIELRIMAHLSGDKGLLSAFADNRDVHAATAAEVFGVEESRVSTDQRRSAKAINFGLIYGMSSWGLSRQLNIEPGKAKTYIERYFDRYPGVATYMEDTRRLAADQGYVETIFGRRLYLPEIGSRNHARRSAAERTAINAPMQGSAADIIKRAMIDVDAWLADSDSGYDAMMVMQVHDELVFEVAEAQVDAFMKDVAQRMQDAAALDVPLLVEVEQGDNWEEAH, translated from the coding sequence ATGGCCGCCACGCCGATCGTTCTCGTCGATGGATCTTCCTATCTCTATCGCGCCTTTCACGCCCTGCCGCCGCTGACCACCTCCAAAGGGCTGCCGACCGGCGCCGTGAAGGGGGTGATCAACATGCTCAAGAGCCTGATTCGCCAGTACCCGGATAGCCCCATGGCGGTCGTGTTCGATGCCAAGGGCAAGACCTTCCGCGATGACATGTACGCCGAGTACAAGGCGCAGCGCCCGCCGATGCCGGATGACCTGCGTCTGCAGATTGAACCGTTGCATGCCTGCGTGCGCGCTCTCGGACTGCCGCTGCTGTGTGTCACGGGTGTCGAGGCGGATGACGTCATCGGTACCCTGGCGCGCCTGGCGACCGAGGCCGGGCGTGATGCCGTCATCTCTACCGGCGACAAGGACATGGCGCAGCTGGTGAATGAGCACATCACGCTGGTCAACACCATGAAGAACGAGACGCTGGACGTGGACGGCGTCACCGAGAAGTTCGGCATTCCGCCGAATCTGATCATCGATTTCCTGGCGCTGATGGGTGACAAGGTCGACAACATTCCCGGCGTACCGGGTGTGGGCGAGAAGACCGCACTGGGCCTGCTGCAAGGCATGGAAGGCGGTCTCGACACCATCTATGGCGATCTGGATCGCATCAAGACGCTCAGCTTCCGTGGCGCCAAGACTCTGGCCAAGAAGATGGAAGCGCATCGCGACGAGGCCTATCTCTCCTATCGCCTCGCCACCATCAAGCTGGATTGCGAGCTGGAACACGGCCTGGATGATCTCGCGATTGCCGCGCCGGACACCGCTGCGCTGGTCGAGCTGTATAAAGAGATGGAATTCAGGGCGTGGCTGAAGGAGCTGCAGGAAGGCGGTGACATGGCCGCCACGCCGCACGCCGACGAGAAGGACAGCGGTGTGGCCGCGACAGATCTGTTCGGTGACAGCATCGCGGCGGTGGCGACTCCTGCCGCTGGCAAGGACAAGGCCGCCTCGGCGCCCACGCCGGTACTTGAAGTGGAAGGCGACGAGGACATGACGCCTGACGTGCTGCCGCCGCGTGAAGCGCGCAACTATCGCGCCATCACCACACAGGCCGAACTGGATGAGTGGCTCGAGCGCGTGCGCAAGAGTTCCTCGCTGTGCTTCGATCTCGAGACCACTAGCCTCAACTACATGGAAGCCGATATCGTCGGCATCGGCATGGCACTGGAAGTCGGTGAGGCCGTCTACATTCCGGTCGCGCACAGCTATCTGGATGCCCCCGCACAGCTGGACCGCAAGGCGGTACTGGCGGCGCTGACGCCGATTCTGGCCGACTCCGCCATCACCAAGATTGGCCAGAACCTCAAGTACGATATCGAGGTGCTGGCGCGCTACGATATTCCCGTCTCTGGCCCACTGGCCGACACCATGTTGATGTCCTACGTGCTCAACTCCACGGTGACACGTCACGACATGGATTCGCTGGCGCTCAAGTATCTGGGTGAAACGACCATCAGCTTCACCGATATCGCGGGCAAGGGCGCCAAGCAGCTGACCTTTGATCAGATCGCGCTGGAAGAGGCGATGCCCTATGCCTGTGAAGATGTCGATATCACCCTGCGTCTAGCGGCGCTGCTGGGGCCACAGGTCGCCAGAACCGGCCGTCTGGAAGAGGTGCTCCAACAGCTCGAATTTCCGCTGATTCCGGTGCTGGCGCGTATCGAGCGCAATGGTGTCGCGATTGACCCGGAGCGGCTGCACACCCAGACGCGTGAGCTGATCGAGCAGATTCATACAGCCGAGAAAGAAGCCTTTGCGCTGGCGGGCCGTGAGTTCAATCTCGCCTCGCCCAAGCAGCTGGGGGAAATCCTCTTCGAGGAGCAGAAGCTGCCGGTCAAGAAGAAGACGCCCAAGGGCGCGCCGTCGACGGCTGAAGCGGTGCTGGAAGAGCTGGCGCTGGACTTTCCGCTGCCCAAGATCATCATGCGCCATCGCGGCATGACCAAGCTCAAGAGCACCTATACCGACAAGCTGCCGCAGCTGGTGAATCCGGTCACGCGTCGTCTGCACACCAGCTATCACCAGGCGGTGACCGCGACGGGGCGTCTGTCATCGTCTGATCCGAATCTGCAGAACATTCCGGTGCGCAGCGAAGAGGGGCGGCGTATTCGTCAGGCCTTCATCGCACGTCCCGGTTATCGCATCGTCGCGGCGGATTACTCGCAGATCGAACTGCGCATCATGGCGCACCTCTCGGGGGACAAGGGGCTGCTGTCAGCCTTCGCCGACAACCGCGATGTGCACGCTGCCACGGCGGCGGAAGTCTTCGGTGTCGAGGAGTCGCGTGTCAGCACGGACCAGCGCCGCAGCGCCAAGGCGATCAACTTCGGGCTGATCTACGGCATGTCGTCGTGGGGGCTGTCGCGTCAGCTCAATATCGAACCGGGCAAGGCCAAGACCTATATCGAACGCTACTTCGATCGCTATCCGGGCGTTGCGACCTACATGGAAGACACGCGCCGTCTGGCCGCTGATCAGGGCTATGTCGAAACCATCTTCGGCCGTCGCCTCTATTTGCCGGAAATCGGCTCGCGCAATCACGCGCGCCGCAGTGCCGCCGAACGCACCGCCATCAACGCCCCGATGCAAGGCAGCGCCGCTGACATCATCAAGCGCGCCATGATCGACGTGGATGCCTGGCTGGCGGACAGTGATTCAGGCTACGACGCCATGATGGTCATGCAGGTACACGATGAACTCGTCTTCGAAGTCGCCGAAGCGCAAGTCGACGCCTTCATGAAAGACGTTGCCCAACGCATGCAAGACGCCGCCGCCCTCGACGTCCCGCTGCTCGTCGAAGTCGAGCAAGGCGACAACTGGGAAGAAGCGCATTAG